A genomic segment from Thermotoga sp. encodes:
- a CDS encoding phosphate acetyltransferase, giving the protein MHLEKLVERVRGRGKKLAVAAANDDHVIEAVFKAWREKICEPILFGLKEEIVEIARKCVPEWERPEIVDCPTGDAGRLAVETVSKGECDFLMKGKIKTGDLMKIYLDERYGLRTGKTISMVSVMEIPGFGRPLIISDPGMVISPTLEQKVDMIEHCVRVANVLGIKMPKVAIVGAIEIVNPKMPITVEAAILSKMNQRGQIKNCIVDGPFALDNVVSEEAAKKKGIESPVAGKADVLILPDIEAANILYKALVFLTKARSASTILGGKVPVVLTSRADSEETKYYSIVLSSLFV; this is encoded by the coding sequence GTGCATCTGGAAAAACTGGTCGAGAGAGTACGTGGAAGGGGTAAAAAGCTAGCCGTTGCGGCCGCAAACGACGATCATGTGATCGAAGCTGTCTTCAAGGCATGGAGAGAAAAGATCTGTGAGCCTATTCTTTTCGGGCTGAAAGAGGAAATTGTTGAGATTGCAAGAAAGTGCGTCCCGGAATGGGAAAGACCTGAAATCGTTGACTGTCCTACTGGAGATGCCGGAAGGCTAGCCGTGGAAACCGTTTCGAAGGGCGAGTGCGACTTTTTGATGAAGGGAAAGATAAAGACAGGAGATCTGATGAAAATCTATCTGGATGAAAGATACGGTCTCCGAACGGGGAAAACGATCTCCATGGTGAGCGTGATGGAAATACCGGGGTTTGGTAGACCTTTGATCATTTCAGATCCTGGGATGGTGATAAGTCCAACTCTGGAACAGAAGGTGGACATGATAGAACACTGTGTCCGTGTGGCAAACGTTCTGGGAATAAAGATGCCAAAGGTTGCGATAGTGGGAGCCATAGAAATTGTAAATCCGAAGATGCCCATCACAGTGGAAGCTGCTATTCTCTCCAAGATGAACCAGAGGGGACAGATAAAGAACTGCATCGTCGACGGACCTTTTGCTCTGGACAACGTGGTCTCTGAGGAAGCAGCCAAAAAGAAGGGGATAGAAAGCCCGGTGGCAGGAAAGGCGGACGTTCTGATCCTGCCGGATATAGAAGCAGCAAACATTCTCTACAAGGCTCTTGTATTTCTGACGAAGGCAAGATCGGCTTCTACAATTCTCGGCGGAAAGGTACCCGTTGTTCTCACCTCGAGAGCGGATTCGGAGGAGACGAAGTACTATTCGATCGTTCTTTCCTCCCTGTTCGTTTAA
- the mtnN gene encoding 5'-methylthioadenosine/S-adenosylhomocysteine nucleosidase, translating into MILVLGVFKIEVEPMLEEMEVLEKGRLLKRYYQRGVVGRNEVIVSYGFIGKVEAALVTQAFLDNFNIDAVFLTGNAGGLEGVEVGDVIVGDSYTEYDFETALGDEGIVISGSEELEDKVIAYSSREIKTGLIASGDSFVTTRERAEKIRKTTKALCVDMDSAAVAKVCYENEKKFLAIKTIVDLCGKDTEEDFKRNYEKYGFLSNLILLDVLKRCVF; encoded by the coding sequence GTGATACTGGTACTTGGAGTGTTCAAGATAGAGGTGGAGCCCATGCTGGAAGAGATGGAGGTACTGGAGAAAGGACGGCTCTTGAAGAGGTACTACCAGCGAGGTGTCGTTGGAAGAAACGAGGTGATCGTGAGCTACGGATTCATTGGGAAGGTGGAAGCTGCCCTCGTCACCCAGGCCTTTCTGGACAACTTCAACATCGACGCAGTCTTTCTGACGGGAAACGCCGGTGGCCTGGAGGGCGTCGAAGTGGGTGATGTGATAGTTGGAGACTCGTACACAGAGTACGACTTCGAAACTGCCCTCGGTGACGAAGGAATCGTGATCTCCGGAAGCGAAGAGCTGGAAGACAAAGTGATCGCCTATTCAAGCAGAGAAATCAAAACAGGACTGATAGCAAGCGGAGACTCTTTTGTGACAACAAGAGAAAGGGCGGAGAAGATAAGAAAAACAACGAAAGCCCTCTGTGTCGACATGGATTCCGCTGCTGTGGCAAAAGTATGCTATGAGAACGAAAAGAAGTTCCTCGCCATAAAGACTATAGTAGATCTCTGTGGAAAAGATACCGAGGAAGACTTCAAAAGAAACTACGAAAAGTACGGTTTCCTCTCCAATCTCATCCTTCTCGATGTCTTGAAGCGATGTGTTTTTTAA